From a region of the Sinorhizobium sp. B11 genome:
- a CDS encoding peptidoglycan -binding protein: MPLGRNRRHQRAVDYWPGFVDALSTLLIAIMFILTVFVVGQFILSREISGRDEVLTRLNGQINELTQLLALEKGSNQDLQDSVANLQASLASAEGERTRLQALLSAGAGGQDAAKQQIGTLTQQLDEQKQVSDRALSQVELLNQQIAALRSQIAAVEAALQASEEKDQTSQTKIADLGRRLNVALAARVQELNRYRSDFFGRLREILSDRENIRVVGDRFVFQSEVLFPSGGADLNPDGQTEMAKLAAALLDLAKEIPPEINWVLRVDGHTDNVALSGSGRYRDNWELSSARAISVVKFLIAQGVPADRLVAAGFGEFQPIAPGDTPEARATNRRIELKLTEK, translated from the coding sequence ATGCCTCTTGGCCGCAACCGTCGCCACCAACGCGCGGTGGACTACTGGCCGGGCTTCGTCGATGCGCTGTCGACGCTGCTCATTGCCATCATGTTCATTCTCACAGTGTTCGTTGTCGGCCAGTTCATTCTCAGTCGCGAAATCAGCGGTCGGGACGAAGTGCTGACGCGTCTGAACGGCCAGATCAACGAGCTCACGCAGTTGCTGGCGCTGGAGAAGGGCAGCAATCAGGACCTTCAGGATTCCGTCGCCAATCTGCAGGCGTCGCTTGCGAGTGCCGAGGGCGAGCGAACGCGGTTACAGGCGTTACTCAGCGCTGGTGCTGGCGGGCAGGATGCGGCAAAGCAGCAGATTGGAACGCTGACGCAGCAGCTTGATGAGCAGAAGCAGGTGAGCGACCGTGCCCTCAGTCAGGTCGAGCTCCTCAACCAGCAGATTGCGGCATTGCGCAGCCAGATCGCAGCTGTCGAGGCTGCACTGCAGGCTTCCGAGGAGAAGGATCAGACGTCGCAGACAAAGATCGCCGATCTCGGACGCCGCCTGAACGTGGCGCTGGCTGCGCGCGTGCAGGAACTCAACCGCTACCGGTCGGACTTCTTCGGACGTCTGCGCGAAATCCTGTCGGATCGCGAGAATATCCGTGTCGTCGGAGACCGTTTCGTCTTCCAATCTGAAGTCCTGTTTCCATCCGGCGGCGCCGACCTCAATCCGGATGGCCAGACGGAAATGGCAAAGCTTGCCGCCGCGCTGCTTGACCTCGCCAAGGAAATTCCGCCTGAAATCAACTGGGTGCTGCGCGTCGATGGCCATACGGACAATGTCGCGCTCTCAGGCTCAGGTCGTTACCGGGACAACTGGGAGCTTTCATCCGCCCGCGCGATTTCGGTCGTGAAGTTCCTGATCGCGCAGGGTGTGCCCGCAGACCGGCTCGTTGCGGCAGGTTTTGGCGAATTCCAGCCGATCGCACCGGGCGATACGCCGGAGGCGCGTGCCACCAACCGTCGTATAGAGCTCAAGCTGACCGAGAAATAA
- a CDS encoding MotA/TolQ/ExbB proton channel family protein: MENVNAAEFGSTEKTAGGYAYKLSSPMSFFWTMVLFLIIVGFIAAILFRQTQTAFMHNPGLNGLILGVLAVGIILVFNHVLSLRPEVRWFNSFRAAGSVEKVNRNPRLLAPMRALIGNRKSGVALSTTALRSILDSIANRLDESRDVSRYLIGLLVFLGLLGTFWGLIGTIGSISSVIQSLDAGSNGTGDVLSTLKEGLATPLSGMGQAFSSSLLGLSGSLILGFLDLQAGRAQNRFYTELENWLSSVTDVGSDIPVPALDGVSGGSSEDMKALSEYLRKVAEDGGPTSQRSVAAMASLAEGIQGLVKNMRNEQQMLRDWIEVQQDEAKAMRRTLDRLAERIGVHDRGSDRARERSGQVEKSEGK; encoded by the coding sequence ATGGAAAATGTGAATGCGGCCGAGTTCGGCTCCACTGAGAAGACGGCCGGTGGCTACGCCTACAAACTCTCCAGTCCCATGTCGTTCTTCTGGACGATGGTGTTGTTCCTTATCATCGTCGGCTTCATAGCAGCGATCCTGTTCCGCCAGACTCAAACCGCCTTCATGCATAATCCGGGCCTCAACGGCCTCATCCTCGGTGTTCTTGCCGTTGGAATCATTCTCGTTTTCAATCACGTGCTGTCGCTTCGTCCGGAAGTGCGCTGGTTCAATTCCTTCCGCGCCGCAGGCAGCGTAGAGAAGGTGAACCGCAATCCGCGGCTGCTCGCGCCGATGAGGGCGCTGATCGGCAACCGCAAGTCGGGTGTTGCATTGTCGACCACGGCGTTGCGCTCCATTCTGGATTCCATTGCCAACCGTCTCGACGAATCGCGTGACGTTTCGCGCTATCTGATCGGTCTGCTCGTCTTCCTCGGCCTGCTCGGTACCTTCTGGGGTCTTATCGGCACGATCGGCTCGATCAGCTCGGTCATCCAGTCTCTCGATGCCGGTTCGAACGGCACGGGCGATGTACTCTCGACGCTTAAGGAGGGGCTCGCGACGCCACTGTCCGGCATGGGCCAGGCCTTCTCGTCCTCGCTGCTCGGTCTTTCGGGTTCGCTGATCCTCGGTTTCCTCGATCTGCAGGCCGGGCGTGCACAGAACCGTTTCTATACGGAGCTGGAGAACTGGCTCTCCTCTGTTACCGATGTCGGCTCGGATATTCCGGTGCCGGCGCTCGATGGCGTCTCCGGCGGCTCGTCGGAAGATATGAAGGCGCTCTCGGAATATCTGCGCAAGGTTGCCGAAGACGGTGGCCCCACGAGCCAACGGTCGGTTGCCGCCATGGCAAGCCTTGCCGAAGGCATCCAGGGCCTCGTCAAGAATATGCGCAACGAGCAGCAGATGCTGCGCGACTGGATCGAAGTGCAGCAGGACGAAGCGAAGGCGATGCGGCGTACGCTCGACCGGCTGGCCGAGCGCATTGGCGTGCATGACCGCGGCAGCGACAGAGCGCGGGAACGATCCGGCCAGGTCGAAAAGAGCGAGGGCAAGTAA
- a CDS encoding inositol monophosphatase, producing MARSALLNVMVQAAIKAGKSLGRDFGEVQNLQVSVKGPGDFVSNADRKAEKIVKEELLKARPTYGFLGEESEEIKGTDGAHRWIVDPLDGTTNFLHGIPAFAVSIALERNNEIVAGVVFNPATDELYTAERGGGAFLNDRRLRVASRRVLSDSVIGCGVPHLGRGNHGKFLIELRHVMGEVAGIRRMGAVSLDLAYVAAGRFDGFWETALSPWDMAAGILLIREAGGFATDWDGGASILETGSIIAGNEHIQKALMEVVKRPVPTR from the coding sequence ATGGCCCGTTCAGCTCTTCTCAATGTCATGGTTCAGGCTGCCATCAAGGCAGGCAAGTCGCTGGGGCGTGATTTCGGGGAAGTGCAGAACCTGCAGGTATCGGTGAAGGGACCGGGCGACTTCGTTTCGAATGCCGACCGCAAGGCAGAGAAGATCGTCAAGGAGGAGCTTCTCAAGGCTCGTCCGACCTATGGCTTCCTTGGCGAGGAGAGCGAAGAGATCAAGGGTACCGACGGTGCGCACCGCTGGATCGTCGATCCGCTCGACGGCACGACCAACTTCCTGCATGGTATCCCGGCCTTTGCCGTTTCCATCGCGCTCGAGCGCAACAACGAGATCGTCGCAGGCGTGGTCTTCAATCCGGCGACGGACGAGCTCTACACGGCAGAGCGTGGCGGTGGCGCATTCCTCAATGACCGCCGCCTGCGTGTCGCCTCGCGCCGGGTGCTTTCCGACAGCGTCATCGGTTGCGGTGTGCCGCATCTCGGCCGGGGCAATCACGGCAAGTTCCTGATCGAACTCCGCCACGTCATGGGCGAAGTCGCTGGCATTCGCCGCATGGGTGCAGTCTCGCTCGATCTTGCCTATGTGGCCGCCGGCCGTTTTGACGGCTTTTGGGAAACGGCACTGTCGCCCTGGGACATGGCGGCCGGCATTCTGCTCATCCGCGAAGCCGGCGGTTTTGCAACCGACTGGGATGGCGGCGCGTCGATCCTGGAGACGGGCTCGATCATCGCCGGCAACGAGCATATCCAGAAGGCGCTGATGGAAGTCGTCAAGCGACCGGTTCCGACCCGCTGA
- a CDS encoding TetR/AcrR family transcriptional regulator produces MARHKEFDRDTALKAAITVFAEHGYEGTSTDALLSAMKISRQSMYDTFGDKRSLYLAALDRYNTDSVSQLVADLGRDTTPLEALEETLIAFASRPETEAGRGCLGVSAVCEFGRTDSEISDLTDQASRRLSSAVKTILEEGKKRGEVADEVDTTDAVQFLGSTLSGMKVSARNGASPEALRGIARLAIRSLR; encoded by the coding sequence ATGGCAAGGCATAAGGAATTCGATCGCGACACAGCGCTCAAGGCGGCCATCACCGTGTTCGCCGAACACGGCTACGAGGGCACCTCGACTGATGCGTTGCTGTCGGCCATGAAGATCAGCCGGCAAAGCATGTACGATACTTTCGGCGACAAGCGCAGCCTCTATCTGGCAGCGCTCGACCGCTACAATACCGACAGCGTCTCTCAACTCGTGGCCGACCTGGGCCGCGATACGACACCATTGGAAGCCTTGGAGGAGACGCTCATCGCCTTTGCCTCCCGCCCCGAGACCGAAGCTGGCCGTGGCTGCCTCGGCGTCAGCGCCGTATGCGAGTTCGGACGGACGGACAGTGAAATCTCCGATCTGACCGACCAGGCATCCCGCCGGCTTTCATCCGCCGTGAAGACGATCCTTGAGGAAGGAAAGAAACGGGGCGAGGTCGCAGATGAAGTCGATACCACCGATGCCGTGCAGTTCCTTGGCTCGACCCTCTCAGGCATGAAGGTCAGCGCCCGCAACGGTGCCTCCCCTGAAGCGCTCCGCGGCATAGCCCGTCTCGCCATTCGAAGCCTCCGCTAA
- a CDS encoding 3-oxoacyl-ACP reductase FabG — MSQPLAGKIALVTGGSRGIGAAIVRRLSSDGAAVAFTYSASDDKAKAIVAEIEAKGAKALAIKADSADPKAVQNAVDQTVSAFGGIDILVNSAGILMLNSVENFPLEDFDRMFAVNVRAVFAGTQAAVRHMKAGGRVITIGSIVADRSGFPTSSVYAMTKGAVAAMTRGLARDLGPRGITVNNIQPGPTATDMNSDETGHERLKQLMALGRIGEDKEIASFAAYLASPEASFITGASLTIDGGYLA; from the coding sequence ATGTCCCAACCACTTGCCGGCAAGATCGCCCTCGTAACCGGCGGCTCGCGCGGAATCGGTGCCGCAATCGTCCGCCGTCTCAGCAGCGACGGCGCGGCCGTTGCCTTCACCTATTCCGCCTCCGACGATAAGGCGAAGGCCATCGTTGCCGAAATCGAGGCGAAGGGCGCGAAAGCACTGGCCATCAAGGCTGACAGCGCCGATCCGAAAGCCGTCCAGAACGCGGTCGATCAGACCGTCTCGGCATTCGGCGGCATCGATATTCTCGTCAATAGCGCCGGAATTCTCATGCTGAATTCAGTAGAGAATTTTCCCCTCGAAGACTTCGACCGCATGTTCGCAGTTAATGTCCGCGCCGTCTTCGCGGGCACGCAGGCAGCCGTGCGCCACATGAAAGCGGGCGGACGCGTTATCACCATCGGCAGCATTGTCGCCGACCGCAGCGGTTTTCCGACCTCGTCGGTCTATGCCATGACCAAGGGGGCGGTCGCTGCCATGACACGTGGCCTTGCCCGCGATCTCGGCCCGCGCGGTATCACCGTGAACAATATCCAGCCAGGCCCGACGGCGACGGACATGAACTCGGACGAGACAGGCCATGAGCGACTGAAGCAATTGATGGCGCTCGGGCGCATCGGCGAGGATAAGGAAATCGCCAGCTTCGCCGCCTATCTCGCGAGCCCGGAAGCGTCCTTCATCACCGGCGCCAGCCTGACGATCGATGGCGGATATCTCGCCTGA
- a CDS encoding chemotaxis response regulator protein-glutamate methylesterase, producing MAKKVRVLIIDDSASVRQTLTRVLEEDPEIEVMAVASDPFMAARKIQEEIPDVITLDVEMPRMDGITFLRKLMSQRPIPVVMCSSLTEAGSETLLQALEAGAVDIILKSKIGAADSLADDAMRIREVVKSASHARLANTRRTAGSVRSASAEGPAKKLTADAMLPPPSGRAMAKTTEMVVCVGASTGGTEALREFLEALPANAPGMVIVQHMPEKFTAAFAKRLNGLCEVEVKEAADGDPVLRGHVLIAPGDKHMLLERQGARYYVSVKPGPLVSRHRPSVDVLFRSAARSAGSNAMGIIMTGMGDDGARGMLEMHQAGAYTVAQDEASSVVFGMPKEAIAKGGVDRILPLDQIAREVLITQQKS from the coding sequence ATGGCCAAAAAAGTCCGCGTCCTCATCATCGACGATTCCGCCAGCGTCAGGCAGACGCTGACACGGGTTCTGGAAGAAGACCCGGAGATCGAAGTCATGGCCGTCGCCTCCGATCCATTCATGGCGGCGCGCAAGATCCAGGAAGAGATCCCTGATGTCATCACCCTCGATGTCGAGATGCCGCGCATGGATGGCATCACCTTCCTGCGAAAGCTCATGTCGCAACGACCGATTCCGGTCGTCATGTGCTCCTCGCTGACGGAAGCGGGTTCGGAAACTCTGCTGCAGGCGCTTGAGGCGGGTGCCGTCGACATCATCCTGAAATCGAAGATCGGAGCGGCGGATAGCCTGGCGGACGATGCCATGCGCATCCGCGAAGTGGTCAAGAGCGCTTCGCATGCGCGGCTTGCCAATACGCGCCGTACTGCGGGAAGCGTCCGTTCAGCCTCGGCGGAAGGCCCGGCCAAGAAGCTGACGGCCGATGCGATGCTGCCGCCGCCAAGCGGTCGGGCAATGGCGAAGACAACTGAAATGGTCGTCTGCGTCGGTGCTTCCACTGGCGGAACGGAAGCCCTGCGCGAATTTCTGGAAGCGCTGCCGGCCAATGCGCCGGGCATGGTCATCGTCCAGCACATGCCGGAGAAGTTCACCGCAGCATTCGCCAAACGTCTCAACGGTCTCTGTGAAGTCGAGGTCAAGGAGGCGGCCGATGGTGATCCGGTGTTGCGCGGTCACGTGCTGATCGCGCCGGGCGACAAGCATATGCTACTGGAGCGGCAGGGCGCGCGATATTACGTATCCGTCAAGCCCGGCCCGCTGGTTTCCCGCCACCGTCCGTCCGTTGATGTGCTGTTCCGTTCCGCTGCCCGTTCTGCGGGGTCGAACGCGATGGGGATCATCATGACGGGAATGGGGGACGATGGTGCGCGCGGCATGCTGGAAATGCATCAGGCCGGCGCCTACACCGTTGCCCAGGACGAGGCGAGTTCGGTCGTCTTCGGCATGCCGAAGGAAGCGATCGCCAAGGGCGGCGTGGACCGTATCCTGCCGCTCGACCAGATCGCCCGCGAAGTGCTGATCACACAGCAGAAGTCTTGA